The DNA segment GACGGGGCCTGCCCTCGCTCTCCACGAGTTCCTCGTACGACGGACCGTCCCCGGCGCGGGCCTGCTTCAGGCCCCACTGGCCCTTGAACAGCGCGCCCTCGTCGAGCCAGCTCGCGTACTCCTTGAGCTGGATGCCCTTGATGACGCGGGTGCCCCAGAAGGGCGGGGTGGGCACGGGGTTGTCGATGGCGATGTCGGAGCGGACGTGGCCCTCCTCGGGGCGCTCCACGGTCTCGACGGTGGCCGCGGGGCGGACACGGCGCTGCTTCAGCTCGGGCAGCCGCGCTCCGGGAACGCCGCGCTTGACGCCGATCAGGGCGTCCATCAGGCGCAGGCCCTCGAAGGCGTCGCGGGCGTAGCGGACCTCGCCCTCGTAGATCTCGTGGAGGTCCTGTTCGACGTAGGCGCGGGTGAGGGCCGCGCCGCCGAGGATGACGGGGAACCGGGCGCCGAGGCCGCGCTGGTTCAGCTCCTCCAGGTTCTCCTTCATGATCACCGTGGACTTGACCAGGAGGCCGGACATGCCGATGACGTCGGCGCCGTGTTCCTCGGCGGCGTCCAGGATCGCGGAGACGGGCTGCTTGATGCCGAGGTTGACGACGTTGTAGCCGTTGTTGGACAGGATGATGTCGACGAGGTTCTTGCCGATGTCGTGGACGTCGCCGCGCACGGTGGCCAGCACGATGGTGCCCTTGCCCTCGGCATCGGACTTCTCCATGTGCGGTTCGAGGTGGGCGACGGCCGTCTTCATCACCTCGGCGGACTGCAGGACGAACGGCAGCTGCATCTGGCCGGAGCCGAAGAGCTCGCCGACGACCTTCATGCCGTCCAGGAGGGTCTCGTTGACGATGTCGAGCGCGGGCCGCTCCGCCAGGGCCTCGTCGAGGTCGGCCTCCAGACCGTTGCGCTCGCCGTCGATGATGCGGCGCTTGAGGCGTTCGTCCAGCGGGAGCGCGGCCAGTTCCTCGGCCTTGCCCGCCCTCAGGGACTTGGCGGTGGCGCCCTCGAAGAGCTGCATGAGCTTCTGCAGGGGGTCGTAGCCCTCGGCGCGGCGGTCGTGGATCAGGTCGAGGGCCGTACGGACCTGCTCCTCGTCGAAGCGAGCGATGGGCAGGATCTTGGAGGCGTGCACGATCGCCGAGTCCAGGCCGGCCTTGACGCACTCGTCGAGGAAGACGGAGTTGAGCAGGATCCGGGCGGCGGGGTTGAGGCCGAAGGAGATGTTCGACAGGCCCAGCGTGGTCTGCACGTCCGGGTGCCGCTTCTTCAGTTCGCGGATCGCCTCGATGGTGGCGATGCCGTCCCCCCGGGACTCCTCCTGACCGGTGCAGATGGTGAAGGTCAGGGTGTCGATGAGGATGTCCTCCTCGCGGATGCCCCAGTTCCCGGTGAGGTCGGCGATGAGCCGTTCGGCGATCTCGACCTTCTTCTCGGGGGTGCGGGCCTGGCCCTCCTCGTCGATGGTGAGGGCGATCAGGGCTGCGCCGTGCTCCTTGGCGAGCCGGGTGACCCGGGTGAAGCGGGAGTCGGGGCCGTCGCCGTCCTCGTAGTTGACGGAGTTGATCACCGCGCGGCCGCCGAGCTTCTCCAGGCCGGCCCGGATGACGTCGATCTCGGTGGAGTCGAGGACGATCGGCAGGGTGGAGGCGGTGGCGAAGCGGCCGGCGAGTTCCTCCATGTCGGCGACGCCGTCGCGGCCGACGTAGTCGACGCACAGGTCGAGCAGGTGCGCGCCCTCGCGGATCTGCTCGCGGGCCATCTCCACGCAGTCGTCCCAGCGGGCCTCCAGCATGGCCTCGCGGAACTTCTTGGAGCCGTTGGCGTTGGTGCGCTCGCCGATGGCCAGGTAGGAGGTGTCCTGGCGGAAGGGTACGGACTGGTAGAGGGAGGCGGCGCCCGCTTCGGGGCGCGGGTCGCGGGCGGGCGGGGTCAGGCCCTGGACGCGTTCGACGACCTGGCGCAGGTGCTCGGGGGTGGTGCCGCAGCAGCCGCCGACGAGGGAGAGGCCGTACTCGCGGACGAAGGTCTCCTGCGCGTCGGCGAGTTCCGGTGCGGTCAGCGGGTAGTGGGCGCCGTCCTTGCCGAGGACGGGCAGTCCGGCGTTGGGCATGCAGGACAGCGGGATGCGGGCGTTGCGCGCGAGGTAGCGCAGGTGCTCGCTCATCTCGGCGGGACCGGTGGCGCAGTTCAGGCCGATCATGTCGATGCCGAGCGGCTCCAGCGCGGTCAGGGCGGCGCCGATCTCGGAGCCGAGCAGCATGGTGCCGGTGGTCTCGACGGTCACGGACACGATGAGCGGCAGGTCGAGGCCGGCGACCTCCAGGGCGCGGCGGGCGCCGAGGACGGCCGACTTGGTCTGGAGCAGGTCCTGGGTGGTCTCGACGAGCAGCGCGTCGGCGCCGCCCTCGATCATGCCCTCGGCGTTGCGCTGGTAGGCGTCTCGCAGGGTGGTGTAGGGGGCGTGGCCGAGGGTGGGCAGTTTGGTGCCGGGGCCCATGGAGCCCAGTACCCAGCGGTGGCGGCCGTCCTTGGCGGTGTACTCGTCGGCGACCTCGCGGGCGATGCGGGCGCCGGCCTCGGACAGCTCGTGGACGCGGTCCGCGATGTCGTACTCGCCGAGTGCGGAGTGGTTGGCGCCGAAGGTGTTGGTCTCGACGCAGTCGACACCCACGGCGAAGTACGCCTCGTGGACGGAGCGGACGATGTCCGGGCGGGTGAGGTTGAGGATCTCGTTGCAGCCCTCGAGGTCCTGGAAGTCCTCCAGGGTGGGCTCCTGGTCCTGGAGCATCGTGCCCATCGCTCCGTCGGCGACCACCACGCGGGTGGCGAGCGCCTCGCGGAGTGCGGACGCACGGGTCCGGCTGTCGGTGGAAGGGGTCGTTGGCAACGAGGCCATGAAGGGGCTCCCTTAGGTGCGACGGCTGTCGGCTATGCGGCTTCCCCGGCGGACCGGGTGAGGGCACGGCGTCAGCGTAACCGGGAGTGGGCTTGGATGGGCACCGGCGTCCACGAGGCGGACGCGGATGGCGGAGCCGGGTGGCCGGGACGCCCCGCGCCGGCCCGGGGGACGCGCAGGCAGACGAGGGGAGTCGTCCGACCGTTGGCGGGAGGTCGACATGGACCGGTAGTGTTCGACATTGCCGAACGGTGCGTTTGACGGCACGTCGGCGGTCGAAGGGACGGAGGCAGGACGGCGATGGCACGGAACATCCAGTCGCTCGAACGGGCGGCCGCGATGCTGCGGCTGCTCGCGGGCGGCGAGCGGCGACTCGGCCTCTCGGACATCGCCTCGTCACTGGGCCTGGCCAAGGGCACGGCCCACGGCATCCTGCGCACCCTGCAGCACGAGGGTTTCGTGGAGCAGGACGACGCCTCCGGGCGCTACCAGCTGGGCGCGGAGCTGCTGCGTCTGGGCACCACCTATCTGGACGTGCACGAGCTGCGCGCGCGGGCCCTGGTATGGACCGACGACCTGGCCCGTTCCAGCGGCGAGAGCGTCTACCTGGGGGTGCTGCACCAGCAGGGGGTGCTGATCGTGCACCACGTCTTCCGACCGGACGACAGCCGGCAGGTGCTGGAGATCGGGGCCATGCAGCCGCTGCACTCCACGGCGCTGGGCAAGGTGCTCGCCGCGTACGACCCGGTGGCGCACAGCGAGGCCCTGGAGAGTTCCCGGACCCCTTTCACCGACCGTACGGTGTGCGGCCCGGCGGACTTCGAGCACCTTCTCGACCTCACGCGCGCGCGGGGGTACGCGGCCGACGTGGAGGAGACCTGGGAGGGCGTGGCGTCGATCGCGGCGCCCATCCACGACCGGCGGCGGATGCCGGTGGGCGCGGTCGGCATCACGGGCGCGGTGGAGCGGCTGCGTCCGGACGGCGACCTTCGGTCCGAGCTGATCGCGGCGGTGCGGGACTGCGCCCGCGCGGTGTCGCGGGATCTGGGCATGGGGCGGTTCTGAGGGCCGGTACGTCCGTGCCCTGAGCGGTGAGTGAGCCATCGGTGAAACGACCGGGACGCGAGACGGCGTTCCGGTGCTCGCCATGTCCTGAAATGGACATATAACTCATAAAAGTGCGTCCGTATGCGAAGAGCAATAGGCGGCTGCGATCAATAACGATCGTGCTTTCGATAACAGAACCCTTGACGCATGCGCGACGCCGAAGCGAGACTCCCGTCCATCGGTCGGCATTGTCGAACAACTACCGGTAATACGCGCTAGAGTGTGACAACGCCAAGGGCCGGCATCGCTCTCATCCCATGAGGGCGGGCAGAACCCCCGGAGGGATCCGGGGTTCGGCTTCCCTGGACGAAGGACAAAGGAGTCGCGGGTGTCCAGCTCCGACATCTTCATCGGCGAGACCATCGGTACCGCCATACTCATCCTGCTCGGCGGTGGCGTCTGCGCCGCCGTCACGCTGAAGGCCTCCAAGGCCCGTAACGCCGGTTGGCTCGCCATCACCTTCGGGTGGGGTTTCGCCGTTCTGACGGCCGTTTACACCTCGGCGCCCCTGTCCGGCGCACATCTGAACCCGGCCGTGACGCTCGCGCTCGCGATCAAGGACAACGACTTCAGCAACCTCCCCGTCTACTGGGGTGGCCAGCTTCTCGGTGCCATGATCGGCGCGTCCCTGGTGTGGCTCGCCTACTACGGCCAGTTCCACGCGCACCTCACCGACAAGGAGATCGTCGGCGGTCCCGGTGCCCAGGCCACGGCGGCCAAGGCCGTCGAGGCCGAGGAGACGGGCGCCGGTCCGGTGCTCGGCATCTTCTCCACCGGTCCCGAGATCCGCAACGCGCTGCAGAACCTCGCCACGGAGATCATCGGCACCGTGGTGCTGGTGCTCGCGGTCCTCACCCAGGGCCTGAACGACAAGGGCAATGGCCTCGGCACCCTGGGTGCCCTGATCACCGCGCTGGTGGTCGTCTCCATCGGCCTCTCGCTCGGCGGCCCCACGGGCTACGCGATCAACCCGGCCCGTGACCTCGGTCCGCGCATCGTGCACGCCCTGCTGCCGCTGCCCAACAAGGGCGGCTCCGACTGGAGCTACGCCTGGATCCCGGTGGCCGGTCCGCTGATCGGCGGCGCCATCGCTGCAGGCATATACAACGTCGCCTTTGCTTAAAGAAGTGACCAGCTTCGAGCACGCGCCGTACCTACAGCCCTCTCCCCCAGGATCTTTCAGGAGCACACAGTGACCGACGCCCACACCGCAGGCCCCTTCATCGCGGCGATCGACCAGGGCACCACCTCCTCGCGCTGCATCGTCTTCGACCGGGACGGCCGCATCGTCTCCGTCGACCAGAAGGAGCACGAGCAGATCTTCCCCAAGCCGGGCTGGGTGGAGCACGACGCCAACGAGATCTGGACCAACGTCCAGGAGGTCGTCGCCGGCGCCATCGAGAAGGCGAACATCACCCGCGACGACATCAAGGCCATCGGCATCACCAACCAGCGCGAGACCACCGTGCTGTGGGACAAGAACACCGGTGAGCCCGTCCACAACGCCATCGTCTGGCAGGACACCCGCACCGACTCCCTGTGCAAGGAGCTGGGCCGCAACGTCGGCCAGGACCGCTTCCGCCGCGAGACCGGCCTGCCGCTGGCCTCCTACTTCGCCGGCCCCAAGGCCCGCTGGCTGCTCGACAACGTCGAGGGCCTGCGCGAGCGCGCCGAGGCGGGCGACATCCTCTTCGGCACCATGGACTCCTGGGTCATCTGGAACCTGACCGGCGGTGTGAACGGCGGCAAGCACGTCACCGACGTCACCAACGCCTCCCGCACCATGCTGATGAACCTGCACACCACGCAGTGGGACGAGAAGATCGCCGAGTCCATGGGCGTGCCGCTGCGGATCCTGCCCGAGATCCGGTCCTCCGCCGAGGTGTACGGCGAGGTCACCGGCGGCAGCCTGGGCGACCTGCTCGGCGGCATCCCGGTCGCCTCCGCGCTGGGCGACCAGCAGGCTGCCCTGTTCGGTCAGACCTGCTTCTCCGAGGGTGAGACCAAGTCCACCTACGGCACCGGCACCTTCATGGTGATGAACACCGGTGACAAGATCATCAACTCCTACGCGGGCCTGCTGACCACGGTCGGCTACAAGATCGGCGACCAGCCGACCGTGTACGCCCTCGAAGGCTCGATCGCCGTCACCGGCTCCCTGGTGCAGTGGATGCGCGACCAGATGGGCCTGATCTCCACCGCCGCCGAGATCGAGACGCTCGCGCTCTCGGTCGAGGACAACGGCGGCGCCTACTTCGTGCCGGCCTTCTCGGGCCTGTTCGCCCCGCACTGGCGCTCCGACGCCCGCGGTGTGATCTCCGGCCTGACCCGGTACGTCACCAAGGCGCACCTGGCCCGCGCCGTCCTGGAGGCCACCGCCTGGCAGACCCGCGAGATCGCCGACGCCATGACCAAGGACTCCGGCGACGAGCTGGTGACCCTCAAGGTCGACGGCGGCATGACCGCCAACAACCTGCTGATGCAGACGCTCTCCGACGTCCTGGACGCGCCCGTGGTGCGCCCGATGGTCGCGGAGACCACCTGTCTCGGCGCCGCCTACGCCGCCGGCCTCGCCGTCGGCTTCTGGTCCAGCACCGACGAACTGCGCGCCAACTGGCGCCGGGCCGCCGAGTGGACCCCCCGCATGGACGCGGAGACCCGCGACCGTGAGTACAAGAACTGGCTCAAGGCCGTCGACCGGACCATGGGCTGGCTCGAAGACGAGAGCTGAGCGGCCTCACCGCCACTCAGCCGGCTCTGACGAGGAGTAAGTACCCGACATGACCAGTCCCACCATCCTGAAGTCCGTGCCTGCCCTGGGGACGCACCCGGCCTCCGGCTCCAACCCGAGCCGCGCCGAGACCAGGGAGCAACTCTCCAAGGCGTCGTACGACCTTCTTGTGATCGGCGGCGGCATCCTGGGCATCTCCACCGCCTGGCACGCCGCGCAGTCCGGACTCAGGGTGGCACTGGTCGACGCCGGCGACTTCGCCGGTGCCACGTCCTCCGCCTCCTCCAAGCTGCTCCACGGCGGTCTGCGCTACCTGCAGACCGGCGCGGTGAAGCTGGTGGCGGAGAACCACTTCGAGCGCCGTGCGGTCTCCCGCCAGGTGGCCCCCCACCTGGCGAACCCGCTCACCTTCTACCTCCCCGTGTACAAGGGGGGCCCGCACGGCGCGGCGAAGCTCGGCGCGGGCGTCTTCGCCTACTCCGCGCTGTCCGCGTTCGGCGACGGCGTGGGCCACCTGCTCTCCCCCGCCAAGGCGGCGCAGGACGTGCCCGAGCTGCGCACCGAGAACCTCAAGGCCGTGGCCGTGTACGGCGACGACCAGATGAACGACGCCCGTATGGCGCTGATGACGGTCCGCGCGGCCGTCGAGGCGGGCGCGGTCGTCCTCAACCACGCCGAGGTGACAGGTCTGCGCTTCACCCGGGGCCGGGTCACCGGCGCCGACCTCAGGGACCGGGTGTCCGGCGAGGAGTTCGGCGTGGGCGCCCGCCTGGTGCTGAACGCGACCGGCCCCTGGGTGGACCACCTGCGCCGGATGGAGGACCCGCACGCGGCCCCGTCCATCCGCCTGTCCAAGGGCGCGCACCTGGTGCTCAAGCGCACCTCGCCCTGGAAGGCGGCGCTCGCGACCCCGATCGACAAGTACCGCATCACCTTCGCCCTCCCCTGGGAGGACATGCTGCTGCTCGGCACGACCGACGAGGAGTACGAGGGCGACCCGGCCGACGTCACGGTCGACGACAAGGACATAGCCCAGATACTCGACGAGGCCGCGTTCTCCGTCCGGGACCAGCAGCTGAAGCGGGACCTGATCACCTACGCCTTCGCCGGGCTGCGCGTGCTGCCCGGCGGTCCGGGCGACACCTCCAAGGCCAAGCGCGAGACCGTGGTCACCGAGGGCCGCAGCGGCATGCTGTCCGTCGCGGGCGGCAAGTGGACCACGTTCCGGCACATCGGCCGCACGATCATGAAGAAGCTGGAGGAGCTGCCGGGCCGGCCGCTGGGCGAGGACTTCGAGCCGATCTCCTCGCTGCCGAAGCGGCTCCCGCTGCCCGGCGTCGCCAACCCGCGCGCGGTCGCCCACCGCCTCCTGGTGGACCACCCGGCGCCCGGCCCGCGGATGGCCGCCGACACCGCCCGGCACCTGGCCACCCACTACGGCTCCCTGGCCTTCGACATCGCCCGCCTGGCGAACGAGAACCCGGAGCTGGCCACGCGCGTCCACCCAGACGCCCCCGAGATCTGGGCCCAGGTCGTCTGGGCCCGCGACCACGAGTGGGCGCAGACGGCGGACGACGTCCTGCGCCGCCGGACGACGCTGACCATCCGCGGTCTCGCCACGGACGAGGTCCGCGCCAAGGTCCAGGGCGTGCTCGACGCGAAGTAACCGCACCGCACGCGGCAGGGGCGGCCCCGCACCGACGGGGCCGCCCCTGTCGTGTGTCCGGTTGTCAGTGGCGGCTGATATCCATGTCCCCATGCACATCGACAACGCGGACCCCGGTGAGATCGCGGCATTGCGCGAGGCGTTCGGCGTCGACGACGGCGGCGCGTCGGCCCTCGGCTGGGCGGCGGTGCGCGCCTTCGAGGCGGAACACGGGATCGTGCTGCCCGAGCCGTACCGGACGTTCGTGGCGGAGGTGACCGACGGGTCGCACCAAGGACCGCCGTCCTGCGGGCTGGTGGGACTCGCCGCGCTTCCCTCGGACTGGCCCGACGACGGCGCGAAGCGGGATCCGGGCAAGCCGTTCCCGCTCACCGAGACCTGGGTGTGGGAGGCCGACGAGGACGCGTTCGACGACCCGGAAGCCGTCATCGAGCAGGTCATCGACCACGGTTCCGTCGTCCTGGGGACCGACGGGTGTGCGATGAACTGGCATCTCGTCGTCACCGGTCCGATGCGCGGGCACATCTGGCAGGTCACGGACGTCGGCGCGCTGCCGTTCGGGGCACCCTTCGGTCACACCACGGCGGAACCCGGCTTCGCCGGCTGGGTGCGGCACTGGGCGGCGGGCAAGGAGTGGTTCGACGCCGGGTGACTGGGCCTCGGTCTCTCGCCACCGCCCGCCGCGGCCGTGAATTCGCCACGTTTTCGCCGCAACTCCGTAAGTTTTCCGTGAAGTTACTGCTGATGCGGCAGTGATTGAAGGAATGAAAGGTGAGTTGTGTTGGGCATCGTCATTGTCATGAACCTGCTGCCCGACGGGCGGGCGGCAGTCCTCATGGAGGTGTGGGATGCACCGCAGACTCGCCACCGGCCTCGCCGCCTCGGCGCTGGCCCTCGTCACCGTCACCACCACCGCGACGGCGGCCACCGCCGCTCCGGCCGACAAGCCGCAGGTGCTGTCCAGTTGGACCCAGACCAGCGCGTCCAGCTACAACGCGTGGGCCGCCGCCCGCTCCAACCAGTCGGCCTGGGCCGCCTACGGGTTCGACTGGTCCACCGACTACTGCTCCGACTCCCCCGACAACCCGTTCGGCTTCCCCTTCGCCACCTCCTGCGCCCGGCACGACTTCGGCTACCGCAACTACAAGGCGGCCGGCACGTTCAGCACCAACAAGTCACGCCTCGACGACGCCCTTTACGCGGACCTCGAACGCGTCTGCGCCGGCTACAGCGGCGCCACCAAGTCCGCCTGCGACGGCACGGCATGGACCTACTACCAGGCCGTCAAGGCGTTCGGCTGACGGGTCGCCGCCCGGGTGCGGGGCCGGGTGCGGGGCATCGCCGCCGCCCGGCCCGCGCGCCGCGCCCTGGCGCCCGGCTGCCCAGAGAGAGCGAACTCGCCGCACCGGACCGGCTGCCGGCCCAGCCGGACGTGCCGCCCGCACCCCTCGCGAGCACCGAACGATCCTCGCCGCACTGCGCGGCCGGGACGCGGAGACTGAGGCAAGGGCGGAGGCGACGAGGTCCTGGGCGACCGCGCACATCGCGAGCGTGGAGCGGTGGCCGCGCGGCAGCCTGTGAGGTCCCGGTGCTCGACGCACACGGCTCCCGGCTGACCGGGGGTGTTCCGGGCGCGTGATCGGGGCAGTGATCCGTCCGTGCCCCCGCGTGAGGGGGCTGCGGTAGCCCCCGTCGGACGCCGTAAGGTGGGAACGTCAAGCGAGGGCACGTCGGAAGGAGGCACTGGGTGATCGAGCTGGAGGGGGTTCCCGAGCTGATCGACCCAGTCATGGTGGCCGCGTTCGAGGGCTGGAACGATGCCGGCGACGCCGCCTCCACGGCGGTCGCGCATCTGGAACGCGAGTGGAAGGGCGAGGTGTTCGCGGCGCTGGACGCCGAGGACTACTACGACTTCCAGGTGAACCGCCCCACGGTGTTCATGGACGGGGGCGTGCGCAAGATCACTTGGCCGACGACACGGCTGTCGGTGGTCCGGGTCGGCGGCGAGAAGCCGCGCGACCTGGTGCTGGTGCGCGGGATCGAACCGTCCATGCGCTGGCGGTCGTTCTGCAACGAGCTGCTCGGCTTCGCGCACGAGCTGGGTGTGGAGCTGGTGGTCATCCTGGGCGCCCTGCTCGGGGACACCCCGCACACGCGCCCGGTCCCGGTCAGCGGAGTCACCTCCGACCCCGACCTGGCCCACAGCATGGACCTGGAGGAGACCAAGTACGAGGGCCCGACGGGCATCGTCGGCGTGCTCCAGGAGGCGTGCACGCACGCGGGGGTCCCGGCGGTGTCGCTGTGGGCCGCCGTACCGCACTACGTCTCCCAGCCGCCCAACCCCAAGGCCACGCTCGCGCTGCTCAACCGCCTGGAGGACCTGCTCGATCTGCGCGTCCCGCAGGGCGAGCTGCCCGAGGACGCGCGGGCCTGGCAGGTGGGCGTGGACCAGCTGGCGGCCGAGGACAGCGAGGTCGCCGAGTACGTGCAGACGCTGGAGGAGGCCCGGGACACCGCCGAGCTGCCGGAGGCGTCGGGCGAGGCGATCGCCCGCGAGTTCGAGCGCTACCTGCGGCGCCGGGACGTCAGCCCGCCCGGCGGCCACGCGACGGCCGAGGGCGGGGAGGGCGGCTCGTTCCGCCGCGACGCGCCCGGCGGCCGGAGCAGGCCCCCGAAGGCGCCGAAACCGGAGGCCCCGGAGACGCCGGACGCACCGGACACATCCGACGCGCCGGAGGACGGCGACGAGGACACCTCCCAGGACTGAGGTCGATCCCAGGACTGAGGTCGCTCCCGGGACCGAGATCGCGTCCCAGGGCTGAGCACGCGTCCCGGGACCGGGATCACGTCCAGCGGTCAGGGACCGCTCCCCGGCCCCGGCCGGAGGACGCCTCGCGGACCTGACGGCGAAGGGGCGGTACGCAGAACGCGTACCGCCCCTTCGCCGTCAGGCTCGTGGAAACGTCAGAGGGCCACGCCGAGCAGGGCGTCCACGGTCCGGCTGACCAGGCCGGGGGCGCCGATGTCGGTGCCGCCCTCCTGCTCCTGCCGGGCCGCCCAGCGGTCCACGGCGGCGAGCGCGGCGGGCGCGTCGAGGTCGTTCATGAGGGCCTCGCGAACCTCCTCGACCAGTGCGTCCGCGGACGGGCCGTCGGGCCGGGAGACGGCGGCGCGCCAGCGGCCGAGCCGGTCGACGGCGTCCTGAAGGACCTGGTCGGTCCACTCCCAGTCGGCACGGTAGTGGTGGGCGAGCAGGGCCAGCCGGATGGCGGCCGGGTCGACGCCGTCCCGGCGCAGCCGGGAGACGAAGACGAGGTTGCCCCGGGACTTGGACATCTTCTCGCCGTCCAGGGCCACCATGCCGGCGTGGACGTACGCCTGCGCCATGGGGAACTCGCCGGTGAGCACCTGGGCGTGCGAGGCGCCCATCTCGTGGTGAGGGAAGGCGAGGTCGGAGCCGCCGCCCTGGACGTCGAAGCCCATGCCGAGGTGGTCGAGGGCGATGGCCACGCACTCGATGTGCCAGCCCGGACGGCCATGGCCGAGCGAGCCGCCGTCCCAGCTGGGCTCGCCCTCGCGGGCGGCCATCCACAGCATCGGGTCGAGCGGGTTCTTCTTGCCCACGCGGTCGGGGTCGCCGCCGCGCTCGGCGGACAGCAGCCGCATGGCGGCCGCGTCGAGGTTGGAGACCTGACCGAAGTGCGGGTCGGACTCGACGGAGAAGTAGATGTCGCCGTCCAGGTCGTAGGCAGCGCCGAGGTCGCGCAGGCGTTCCACGAGCGGGACGATGCCGGGTATCGCCTCGACGGCGCCGATGTAGTGCTGCGGCGGGAGCATCCTGAGGGCGGTCATGTCCTCGCGGAAGAGGGCGGTCTCCTTCTCGGCGAGGGCGACCCAGTCGACGCCGTCCCGCTCCGCGCGCTCCAGCAGCGGATCGTCGACGTCGGTGACGTTCTGGACGTAGTGAACCTGCCGCTTGGTGTCGAGCCACACGCGCTGAACCAGGTCGAACGCGTTGTAGGTCGCCGCGTGACCCATGTGGGTCGCGTCGTACGGCGTGATGCCGCAGACGTAGATACGGGCGACGGGACCGGGGGTGAGGGTGACGAGGCCGCCGGTCGCGGTGTCGTGGATCCTCAGGTCGCGGCCCTGACCAGGCAGGGCGGGGACCTCGGAAGCGGGCCAGGCATGCATGTACATGAGCCTAACCGGCCATGAGCTGCGTCAACGAACCGGACCGGTCCGGATGGCCGGTCCGGCGTTCTTGCGCGCGGGCGCCGGGTGTGCTCAGACCGGCGGCCACGGGATCGCCGGCCACTCCCCGTCCGGTTCGGGGTGGACGCCGGAGACGAGCAGCGCGTCGACCCGCGCGCGCGTGGCCCCGATCTCGGCGGGGGTGATCAGCGGGGCGAGCCGGGCGGCCAGTTCGCCGCCGTCGGCGAGGCTCTTCTTCAGCCCCTTGAGAACATCGACGGCTTCCTCGGTCAGGGGCTCGCCGGCCCACCCCCACAGCAGGGTGCGCAGCTTGTTCTCGACGTTGAAGGTGACCCCGTGGTCGATGCCGTACAGCCGCCCGGCGGAGGTGGGCAGCAGGTGGCCGCCCTTGCGGTCGGCGTTGTTGATCACGGCGTCGAGGACGGCGAGCCGGCGCAGCCGCTCGTCGTCGGCGTGCACGAGCAACGCGGTGCGGCCCTCGCCGACCTCGGCGAACCCGATCGCCTTCCAGCCGGGTTCCGGCTCCTGGCCGTCCACCAGAGCGAGCAGCTCCGCCTCGGCGTCCACGTCGATCCACAGCTGGCACATGCCCTCGCCGTACGGGCCCTCGCGCAGCACGGTGGGGGGCACGAGCCCCCAGCCGGTGGCCGCGGAGACCTCGTAGGAGGCGACCTCGCGCCCGGCCAGGTTGCCGTCGGGGAAGTCCCACAGGGGGCGCTCCCCGGCCACCGGCTTGTAGACGCAGCCGGCCTCCCGGCCGTCGAGCGCGACCGAGCAGAACAGCGCCGCGTTGGACGCCTCCCGGATCCGGCCGCGTACGGTCAGTTCACCGTGCGCGAGGAGCTCGGCAGCGGCCGCTCCGCCTCCCGCGTCGGCGGCCGTCACGCTCCGCGGCGGTATCCGTTCTGGCGCGGGCATACGTGTCCTTCCGGATCGAGCGGGAGGCTGCACAGCGGACACGGCGGCCGCCCGGCGTTGACGACGTCGAGAGCGCGCTTGGCGAAGGCCCGGGCCTGCGCGCCGGTCAGCCGGACCCGCAGCATCGGAGGCCCGTTCTCCTCGTCCTGGAGCAGCCGCT comes from the Streptomyces sp. NBC_00820 genome and includes:
- a CDS encoding SCO1664 family protein → MPAPERIPPRSVTAADAGGGAAAAELLAHGELTVRGRIREASNAALFCSVALDGREAGCVYKPVAGERPLWDFPDGNLAGREVASYEVSAATGWGLVPPTVLREGPYGEGMCQLWIDVDAEAELLALVDGQEPEPGWKAIGFAEVGEGRTALLVHADDERLRRLAVLDAVINNADRKGGHLLPTSAGRLYGIDHGVTFNVENKLRTLLWGWAGEPLTEEAVDVLKGLKKSLADGGELAARLAPLITPAEIGATRARVDALLVSGVHPEPDGEWPAIPWPPV
- a CDS encoding PAC2 family protein; the protein is MIELEGVPELIDPVMVAAFEGWNDAGDAASTAVAHLEREWKGEVFAALDAEDYYDFQVNRPTVFMDGGVRKITWPTTRLSVVRVGGEKPRDLVLVRGIEPSMRWRSFCNELLGFAHELGVELVVILGALLGDTPHTRPVPVSGVTSDPDLAHSMDLEETKYEGPTGIVGVLQEACTHAGVPAVSLWAAVPHYVSQPPNPKATLALLNRLEDLLDLRVPQGELPEDARAWQVGVDQLAAEDSEVAEYVQTLEEARDTAELPEASGEAIAREFERYLRRRDVSPPGGHATAEGGEGGSFRRDAPGGRSRPPKAPKPEAPETPDAPDTSDAPEDGDEDTSQD
- a CDS encoding glycerol-3-phosphate dehydrogenase/oxidase, with the protein product MTSPTILKSVPALGTHPASGSNPSRAETREQLSKASYDLLVIGGGILGISTAWHAAQSGLRVALVDAGDFAGATSSASSKLLHGGLRYLQTGAVKLVAENHFERRAVSRQVAPHLANPLTFYLPVYKGGPHGAAKLGAGVFAYSALSAFGDGVGHLLSPAKAAQDVPELRTENLKAVAVYGDDQMNDARMALMTVRAAVEAGAVVLNHAEVTGLRFTRGRVTGADLRDRVSGEEFGVGARLVLNATGPWVDHLRRMEDPHAAPSIRLSKGAHLVLKRTSPWKAALATPIDKYRITFALPWEDMLLLGTTDEEYEGDPADVTVDDKDIAQILDEAAFSVRDQQLKRDLITYAFAGLRVLPGGPGDTSKAKRETVVTEGRSGMLSVAGGKWTTFRHIGRTIMKKLEELPGRPLGEDFEPISSLPKRLPLPGVANPRAVAHRLLVDHPAPGPRMAADTARHLATHYGSLAFDIARLANENPELATRVHPDAPEIWAQVVWARDHEWAQTADDVLRRRTTLTIRGLATDEVRAKVQGVLDAK
- a CDS encoding SMI1/KNR4 family protein, producing MHIDNADPGEIAALREAFGVDDGGASALGWAAVRAFEAEHGIVLPEPYRTFVAEVTDGSHQGPPSCGLVGLAALPSDWPDDGAKRDPGKPFPLTETWVWEADEDAFDDPEAVIEQVIDHGSVVLGTDGCAMNWHLVVTGPMRGHIWQVTDVGALPFGAPFGHTTAEPGFAGWVRHWAAGKEWFDAG
- a CDS encoding phospholipase; translated protein: MHRRLATGLAASALALVTVTTTATAATAAPADKPQVLSSWTQTSASSYNAWAAARSNQSAWAAYGFDWSTDYCSDSPDNPFGFPFATSCARHDFGYRNYKAAGTFSTNKSRLDDALYADLERVCAGYSGATKSACDGTAWTYYQAVKAFG
- the mshC gene encoding cysteine--1-D-myo-inosityl 2-amino-2-deoxy-alpha-D-glucopyranoside ligase, coding for MHAWPASEVPALPGQGRDLRIHDTATGGLVTLTPGPVARIYVCGITPYDATHMGHAATYNAFDLVQRVWLDTKRQVHYVQNVTDVDDPLLERAERDGVDWVALAEKETALFREDMTALRMLPPQHYIGAVEAIPGIVPLVERLRDLGAAYDLDGDIYFSVESDPHFGQVSNLDAAAMRLLSAERGGDPDRVGKKNPLDPMLWMAAREGEPSWDGGSLGHGRPGWHIECVAIALDHLGMGFDVQGGGSDLAFPHHEMGASHAQVLTGEFPMAQAYVHAGMVALDGEKMSKSRGNLVFVSRLRRDGVDPAAIRLALLAHHYRADWEWTDQVLQDAVDRLGRWRAAVSRPDGPSADALVEEVREALMNDLDAPAALAAVDRWAARQEQEGGTDIGAPGLVSRTVDALLGVAL